TTCTAACGGAAGTACAGCCGAACATGTAGCATACTGTTCACTACCAATATACTCAGTAGCATCTGCAAATGGACCCAATACCGAgacaaattttgacattttctCCCAGTCCAACTCCCTTAGTTTATCTCCAGTGTAATTCTCGGGATGGTCAATATGATACTGCTTAATGGCATCTTTCACTTCCAGCAATCTGGCTAACATTAGGTAGGTACTGTTCCACTGCGTAGCTACATCCTGCTGCAATTTGTGAAACTTCACATCGTCAGACCTGTTAGAGGTACTGGCTTGGCTGGCCTTTAGCTCTGATGTATTCCTTGAACTGCGCTTAAAATGTCCAACTAGGTGTCGACATTTAGCCAGAATAGGAGATGAATCAGCTGCTTTCAAACCTGCTAGTATGCTCAGTTGAAGACAGTGTGCAATACACGGTATATGGCTGTAATCCGTCCGTCCTATAGCAGCAACCATATTTCGTGCACTGTCCGTTACGATACAGCTAATTTTTTCAGCAATGTTCCACGTTGCGGCAAACTCTTTATAGAAACTGGCAACATTATCAGCAGTGTGCCTTTCTTCAACATTTATGCAAGCTAAAGCGACAGACGTCAGTTTCCACTCAGAATCAATCCAATGACCTGTTATCCCACAGTACGATTCATTGTTGGTGGAGGTCCAAAAGTCAGTAGTTAGAGCAATACTATGAATGCATTCTAGAGCTTTCTTGTGCTCATTCAACTTCTCATTGTACATCTCTCCAATGACAGTGTCGATTGTACGGCGACTGGGCAAAATATAAGTCTGGTTTTGAAGGGCAATACGAAGCCCCGCCTCTAGTCCAGCATCTTCTACAATTGCTGTTGGACGTCCAGAACTGGCAATCCAATGAGCTATTGCCACCATCAGGTCGGCTGAGACCTTTTCACTGACAGGCTTGTTTGACTGACACGTAAATAAATTGGTGATTGATTTTATCTGAGGGGTCATCTTACGTTCACTGTCGACAACCTGTTGATATTTCAGAGGATGCTTGTGCTGAAGGTGATAAGTCAGCGATGTGTTTGAGCCACGGAAAGCAAACTGTTTATTGCAGTGAACGCAGTATATTTGGTCACCTTCGTCTACTTTACCATCAGCATTCaacttgaaaacaaaatgcTTGCTTAACTTTCCAGTTAAATGTTTGACAGAAACGTTGCTTTCATTAGTTGCCGCAGCCATATTTgcaaaacaaactttgtttaCTTTAGAAACGGATATAGAAATGTAAGATAATGTTCCCAGGTcagtaagtattttaaaatatgacaaaaTTTTTAGTCGAGATTTTCAAGATACGCgctttcaaaattaattttatatttatcgaattctattgaaaaattctaaatttaatactCTTTTTCGTCATGGCTAATGACTTTGAAacaattgattttgaaaagttGCGTTTagacgtttttaaaacttttaaaactgaaaataactTCTTTGCAAATGATTTATATGACaacgatatattttttttataaatttttatgcttaacatttatcaaattaacagatatcaaaatatattgttcatgctaaaatttaaattaggccAAGTACCATACCACTTcacaaataatttctttataacgttaataaatataatacaagagAACGTTAAcacaaataatttcttttataacgttaataaatataatacaagagAAACAGGTAATCTTGAGTTTATTCTAATTGAAGaatattaaagtttactttaatattCGAGTAGTTTTAATACAACtagttgtacttaatatataatatattacctatattgaacataatatatattattcacttgtaagggcttcgtgataagatcagtacgatcttcttgaagtcctgtctgtacaattttaattataattataatctcgtttatatattttgactaaggaaacttgtaaatattactattataaattacgaaacttgtaaatatatatatgtacggcaaaaaaaaaagtaacggaaAACCGGCAAAAATTAATCGAAATATTACtgattaaagaaattttaatcgATTAAATAAATTAGCGATTAATCGATTAATTAATCGTTAATTTCCGCAgccctaatttttttatattcgatTTGTCTtgtgtttaagtttatttataaaaataaataaattataaattcgATATATCACAAAAGATACGAAGCTTTTTATAAAACCGTTCGTAATAAGTTTCGTCTGTAATTAGTGTTCTTTGTTTTTACGGTATTTATAATACACGGGCAGAAATGAGGGGAATGACTGacaaaattatgcaaacattaGTATAAATTAATGAGCGCAAAAATTACAGAAAACAAGATTTTATTACcgtattatttaaactaaagtctaacaaaagatatttttacaacGTTTTATTTAACTTGCTTTCTTGTCGGTTTGTTTATTTTGGTGTCCGCGCAAAACAAATACAGGTCAGcggtaataataaaagaaattgttaagaaaagtaattaagaaaaaacaacGCAAAACATACTTTAATTTAGCATAAATAGAAGAAATCGTTAAgaaatgtaattaaaacaaataataaactacAAGCTTTTAGCGTTTCCGTTTAGCGTATATAAACTCTCTTAGcagattaaaaagtaaataataaaaatctataaaaaacttgaaaacagcattttaaaaatgggctaaaaagtaaaaaataaattatttcattaaaccAAAGACTTTGTTTACGTACACAAGTACTTTACAATAAGGCATTGTCCGAAGGCTCAACACCTGCAGTTTGGAAACTGTCACACGTCACACCGTTGTTTAAAAACGAAGTCGTCTTGATGCCGCTAATTACAGACCAATGTCTATCACATCAGCTCCATGTAAAGTAATGGAAAAGATTAACAGATAactaaatatcttgaaaaaacgAGCTGCATCTCACATAATCAACATGGATTTATATCCAAAAAAGAATGCGCGTCTAACTTATTGGAGAGTGTCGACTACATCACGAAAgcgttaagtaaaaaaatttttgtcgaAAAGCGAATATGATACTTGgcctattaaaaaaacatttagatcaTGAGATATGAAGCTTTGGAGTAAATTATACACTACGTATGTTAGGCCGCACCTGGAATTCGCTATTCCGGTATGGTGTCCTTACTTAAAAGGTGACATTAAAGAAATCGAAAAAATTCAGCACAAAGCAACAAAAGTACCTCATGATTTAATAGGATTACCTTACGCTGAAAGGTGTCGGCGgctcaatttttttactttggaaaCTCGCAGGAGACGTGGCGACTTAATCCAACAATTTAAGCTTGAAAACTGTTTTGAGAGTATCATTTGGCATAATCCACCAATTCGCAGATCATCTTCCAACGTCCTAATGCGTGAATTCACATATAATAATGCTCGTCACAATTTTTCTACAAATCGTACTGTTAATGATTGGAATGACTTGCCGTCAGCATGCAAAAAGGTTCCGTCACTTAATGCATTTAAGAAAAGAATtgacaagtatttttttctacagCTGCAAACAGTACATCTATTACTGAAGATGAGCTGCACGTTTATTGATTCGTTAATAaacggccgtggcgcagtggttagaacgcttgctttataagcaggagatccaggttcgaaacgagctctggacatattttcgcgtcacggtaaggaaggaggcgtgaacttcctggttaaatgcacttccgcggtgctctgtgacaagaccgttaggacttcttggggcacctaaaataaaaaaaaaataaaaaaaaaaaaaattaattcgtGCTTTAGCagctacaaatattttttttaaatactgttatttagatgccccaagaagtcctaacgtaTTTTATTAACGCCTCCATATTTCattccaaatttttaaacttattagaATTCATACTTTAaccaagtttatttattttgtaatgtattttAACTGCTCATATCTATGCggctaataaatataaattaataacacaattgtctaaaaattttaaacaataaagtaactttaatgtgtttttcgtatttaattaaaaaagattacattcGAAGTTACTgcttagttattattatttttagttttaacagttctttaaaaaaagtcattactTGTgtagatataatattttttaattatatattttagattatataaaatttaaaaagctaatAAGCATGAAGtatatctattttaaaactaaaagtaatttagatgttaaaaaatattttctacgaGACAGTGATGTGTAAATTGCCAAACTTTAAGAAAAGTGTAAAAATCGGTGCCGGTTCAACAAATGGTCTTCATATAAATTACTCACCGAGATGTTCTCGGTGAGTAATGAAAGTCTAAACTAACCTAATATTACTGGAGAAAGCACATAagataaaacttcaaaaagaaaatctaCACCATTAACAGAAtaacttttcatttttgaaaaagaataaaaagctttttatgcTACATTTGCGAGCCTAACGGCTTCCGAAGGGTTTTCATTTAATTCGAtttattcttcaaaaaatttatgctcTCTCTAAGATCCGGAACTAACGTCAGTTAACACAGTTCGTAATCATGTGGTAGAATACAGCAAAATAATTAGATTCGCTAAAGTTCATCAAATTGAATTgcacaagaaaacaaaaaaaacaaaatatatatatatatatatttatttatttatttatatttgttatcaCTTTGCATATTCaaagaataatataaatatatatttatatttttctttgtatatGCAAAGTGATAACAATTATTAGACGATCGCATACAGATAACGATAtcttgcaaaaatttattaaggcTGAGTTTGGACAACTGTCTTTAATATTGGATTGCAATACAAGATCGAGCAACCTTCTGTTTCAATATTTAACTTGGTAAGATTGCATAGACAATCTTACCAagttaaatattgtatataaaaatgagtctTCTGCAATACCTACTTAACGGTAGAGTTCCATTCAAGTCGAGGAAGAAATAGTTACTgtgccttttttatttaaatgtcaaGAACGTTCAATTgaattcatcaaaaaatttaactttttttcactgTTTTACTGTTTTAGCACAAACATCAGTCGAATAGTACTTTAATCCTTTAGTGCTTAGCTGCATTACTTTGggtactttattaaataatttagtaagTCTTTAAGTATAAGAAAGGAAATAGATCGTATTATTAAACAAGGGCAATCACAAATGCAGCCAATTAGATAAGAGacgtttttatcaaaaataaataaagaaatggcactttttgaaaattgtagTACACGTAATGACTATTTAAGAAGAGCTTGTTCAATTCTAATGAACCCAACAAGTGTTGAGGCTAAGTGAACCTTTTTTTCTGAaggattaataaaaaaactttaaacgcATTTTTGCGTTTCTAAAGTCACATTTTAAAAGTACACAAACGTAATGTACTTCTTTATTTCTGACAAtacttttttagaattatttgaCATGTTAAACTAACATGTTTTTCATCCGTGATTGGAAAAGACTTCCGGGATTAAAATCGCAACTAGAAAGTTATCAAGGGTCATATTGCGTAACCTTTTTTAGTAAGTAAATGGAACCAATGAATTTtaagttaactttaaacaaaagtttaactatttttatgcAGGAAACTGCATAAAAATAGGTAACctaaaaagatatcaaaaaccTATAAGCTTAGTGTACACCCTCTTGGTGTTTTCTTAATTTGTTAAgactattacttttattaagaaaagaaattaaaaaatgaattttattatacggcaatttataaagtttgtacTATAATTTTGAGATTTTCTAACCTTAGATGAATCATCCCGAGCTAATGTTGAAATAGCTGATGCAAGAAGCAAAAGTTTCCAACTCATCATGTGCTTGTGTTTTCACGTTTTTAAAGTTAGCGCTATATGGTATTAAAGTTAACTACTAAATtccaataaattatttaaaattatttttttaatgtgtccttataaattcttttttttgtttactcaaCTGTTAGTTcgttttgacttttttgttgCTCGTTGAAATTAAAATGCAAGGTAACAACGAAATTGAAAAGTTCCGTAATTGTTCtttaaagtattaatataaCACTTTCCTGCATTATTGGTATATCATGTCAAACGAACGTCATTAACCATTTTTATAGTTAAACACTTTACATGTTTTCTGTGTAAAAAGGCATTCAATTTGACCCATTAAACACTATAcgtgtttttctatttagctAAAGTTTCAATAGGTTTTCCCTTCCGTGATGTTTTTGATACAAGTTGTTTATAAATCATTTGCTATTTATTAGCAGATTTTAGGTATTGCATGCTTTTAAACAACAAGTTCGCTCACTAAATGCTTAAAGAATATTTAGTAGCAAACTTTAAAGGCaaacttttttcaacttttacaCGTACTTAAGGTTGCGCATAAGGTTTAcagttatatatacaaaaataaacgATATATAcacttttgtattatttttttttaattttgtcgtTGTTATTAAAGTATTCCAAAATGACCGATCGGATTTTCTCAAAGCACTGTGTAGaagcatttaactagaaaaaTGTCTTTCTAAACAGTGTTGCATATATGGATAGAGAAGGTGTCGAACCTTTAATCTCTTAAATCTGAAGCAACCGCTCTATTTAGCGCCGAAGCTACTTTATAACAGATTTTCCAAATGCATAAAGTTTTAGtctgaaaaaagaaacttaactgttcaaaaatatttctagttgcagataaatttttttagaaatcaaaACAAGagcaaaattttaatattttattttgaaacaatttggAGGAAAGTATGTGAGTTTTATGAGCTGATAGAACTGAAGCGACTGCTCTTATGGCAGCTGTTATTTTGTTCCatctatttaaatgtttttgatttattttttttcaaataccttCAACCGAGGTagaaaaaaaccaaatttaaaaattgtttagaacTATCAAAAccgaatagaaaattttttagaattatcaAAATCAACTAATGCTATACCATTATGATTACTAAGTAAGAATAATATCTTAGAGGCTTTTGCAATAAAAAGAGATCTAGCTAAACTGAATTTCACCGTTTTCATATCTAAGAGTAATGTTTTATACCTTTATAAGAactctttaaattatttgaaccGTACTGTTACCTTAAATAAGTAGCACATACGATGTTATGCAGTTTACcgtatatttgaaataaacagTTTTAGATTGCTAATTTATGCTATTCTGaagtttcttaaaaacaaataatgaataatgtttgtatttaaagattttataaccAAAGCCAATAACCATAGCCGTAGACAAGTAAATcaggcaaaaaaaatatttatggattatttaccccaaaaagtaatataaatacttaaagtTATAACATATAGATTTAAATCTAAGGACTTAAAGTTAAATACatgttttaactttaacaagttttagcaagtgaaatgaaaaatttatttttttatcatgtgCGCCAACATGgcgagattttattttttttgacagaATCAACTCATTTTTGCATCACAGCATCACTCCATTTGATTTCAATACTGTTTAAAAAGAGAACTcacaaataaattgttttgcaaCGATAAAACTTTAGCGTTAATAAAGAGCAGCCGTTCTTTTTAACGATGGCCTAAAACATTTTCtacttgaaacttttaaatgttgattttttcatttactttgaTGGTTTACTTTGATCGTGTCAACTAACAACATTGTCAGCATGTTATAGAGCACCAAAAAAACTAATTGATTGCTTCACAAAATTGCACATTTAATGAAAAGGTTTCTTCAGTCATACTTTCTTACTTTTTATGGTCAGAGCGGGCATAGAGCTTCAGACCTTACAgttcttatatattttagagaacttcctttcaaatataaaagaaaaatagacaGATTgataagtatttaactaataGGAATTTATAGTTGAAACGGTCTTGTCAAAGACCATTGAACTATAGTGTTAACGTTTTTTTCTAATCAATGTCGTTTATCGGAACCTCTGGATTTTGAAAACAAGACGTTCCAATAAGCCCAGAAAATAAATCATTGCGACACGACTgcctaatataaaaatttttataaaagaaattttattaaaaaggcaatactgaatttaaaaaattcgttttcagaaatgttttaaaaccaCACATATTGAAACGCCGTGGTTAAAGGGCTCGCGCCAGAATCAAAAGATTAGAGCTCCTATACCTGTTCTAGCCATATAAACGGCATCGGTAAAAAAGACGTGTAAACTTTCTAGTTAATTAATTGCCCTTTtacaatgttttgtaaaaaatttataattaacaaaaccaattttatcGATTTgtagataaaaagaaaaagataaatagtaataattaaaataagataaaaagaataaattacaACAAACAACAGcttatttatacttattacttattaagtcctcattaattttattatgtaattaacAACTTTACTTAAAGAAGCTAGaaatctaatgaaaaaaataataaatatagaatttttcgtttttaattttcaagtgTTATTACTTTGAACGTGCGGCTTGACTCTGATTACCAGTAACAACACATGCGTAGAAAAGGAAGTAGAGGGATGACAGCCCCCACTATATTTAGTCAAAAGTAAGATCACTACCACCTCTCTCCTACAAATATCTAACTCTGGCTGCTTAGTAACCTCTTTTAACTACATGAACATCATACAAACTGAGTATTATactgtatattttaaaattgttcaataagtattttatgtatgtttagttttaaactaaGGATGTTATGGTTAGAATTAGCATTCAGCTGAATTGCAATTCAGCCGAGCTCTTAGTAATTCAACTGCTGAAAAAGAGTGAATAGTTATATGTTGAGAGGTTTCAAGAATAACTGAGCATTCTGTTGGACTGGTTCAAAACCTTGATCTTAAACCACTAAAATGTGTGGAAGCTAgatgtcaaaaataaaacttacaaagaagataaattaattattcGTGAAGCTAAAAACAATCCATTTATCTCCAGcagcaacattaaaaattagAGTTAAATGTAATTTCACGTACAATTAGAGGGCGTTAACTTAAAGCAAGTTTATATCCTGGGTCACTAAgaagcttttattaaaaaagaacaacaaataAAAGCCAGAAATTTGTAAAGAGATGGTTCCAAAATATTAGTACGAGACAATTGGATTGGCCAGTACAATCGCCAGAtttagttcaaataaaaaattttgggaTTAAATCAATTGCAATAAAGTAACAGACAAaccttgagaaaaaaaaaaaattttttttctaaactagttttaatataaaacattgaatttccttttttttttaatataaaatcaaattaaccaTTTctgtaattattatatttttcagtaaaattCCCGCTGTAAACAAAGTTGTtagttaaataagaaaaattaataagaacttaataatttttttaaagttaaaaacaaaaaatattataattaattgcTGCAAATGAAATGTATTTTTCTAAATCTTCATGTATTTATCACTTTTTCCacctctgtatatatattttgataagtacaatgtatttataaaaatgatcaTAGTTTTAATTGGTTTACTCAATATTAAAACACCATCAACTAGgtaaaatgaatataaacaaTGATTAGTGTTTAGCTGTGTAAATAcatttacttaatataaaatcaacttgatataaaaattaatgacaGTAAAAACATGTTTAGCTGCATGAATAAATTTGAGTTGAAgcaatttatttaactataatgTCAACGCTAACATTTTAAACCATTTGTTCCTACAAAGTTCTCTTCTCCCAAAAGCATCATTTTCTCTTCCAGAAGTAAATTTTTCCCCCGAAAGGCAAGTtctttgatttataattttattaaaatcaattaactataatataaacattttttaaaaagtttttcaacaaagtaaaaaatatttaagctaAGACATTGTttgcaaataagaaaaaaaaaaaaaaaatcaacaaaaacaatCAAAGTAAGTGCAAAAAACTCCCTTGCttaagtatttttgtaaatggCGCTTTGGAAgacatattaaattaaataaagaccaacgataatataataatgataataaaataataataataacaataataaaaatagtaataataataaaaatatcaaaacaaataaaaaagaatacaaaagaaaatggaaaaaaaaacagcaatggGTAAGCAACAAGTGCCTACTTTGCTTGCATTTGATAGTACAAGCAAAAATACTTTCGATAACTGTCAACGTTtctgtttgtaaaaaatttcttttaaacttttgtttccTAATTGATATCGAAATTTAATTGAGAGAGATTGAAATTTAATTGAGGGAGTTACAAGCTTTATGATTTTACtaacaaatgcaaaaattttactttgtttttgctaaacgtttaatataaaaattacaaattttatatattgacATCTTGGTTTCTAACAAATAgtaaaattcttgaaaaatgcttgatttaagttttgaaaaatggttAAATGGTTAAGTTTTTATCAAGAAGTTTTGATTGGAAtgaatagaatttaaaaaatttatgtttctgttattttgcataaaacCAAATTAATAAATCATGTAATATACaattcaatataatataattcaaaataagctgtataaacttttttaattttatattaagtagTGTTTTGACAATAAATATCAGGGCCCCCGACCTTGGCCTTGTTGGCCCTAAATGTAAGACTttgtaaaataaagataatgttaatattgttagctttcaaaattttgttcaaaattttattcattttatttacaaacgtgtttttgtttactgAATCGATTGCATCTTGCGACAATAAATTCCAATCCCCTATTACTCTATAGCTTAGTTTCAAATAATTGTAGGAATGTCCTACAACAGTTGCacaacaactttattttataatagaaacATTCTCGAGCGTAACTTAACGTCAGTTAAACACGTCAGTGCACAACTTAACGTCAGTTAAACAACAATGTTTAAAATAGAAACAACTTGATTTCTGTATCAATTGTTGTACAACAATGTCGCACAAATGTTTGacaatatttgaaaacaaatgttgtccaacatttaaaactaataaaatacaaCTGTTGAATACCAAACATGCTTGTTAAACGTTTAAtactgaaaacaatttttagctCAGtgttaataaagtattttaaccaattttttattttatatatatatatatatatatatatatatatatatatatatatatatatatatatatatatatatatatatatatatatatatatatatgaatatatatattccagAATGAATACCCATCCAATAccaaactttattgaaataaagctTCAAAATTAAGAGataatgaaagttaaaaaataattaaagttgaGGGATGGTCAGGGATAGGTGATGATCAAAGGTAAGAGATGATCAAAGTTAAGAGATAATAGACTGGGTGTataaaaaagagcaattgcttttactcagtaattggtcagctttacgtgaataataATTTCAGcagttttgtttaagttttattcacgtaaagctgagcaattactaAGTACATTGCTTAACtctacgtgaataaaaatttgtgcaAAACTGCTGAAGTTTTAATTCACGTAACTGACTAATTACTGActaattactgagtaaaagcaattgcttttttttattcacccggcctattgTCTCTTATCTTTGATCATCTTTTAACTTTGATCATCTCTTACCTTTGATTATTTCTTATCTTTGATTATctcttaactttaattatttcttaACTTTAATTATCTCTTAATTTGAATTATcacttaaatttgattttacctGGGGGTTTTTTATGTCTTGATGTTCTTCATCCCttgttttcatttaaagtaaaagtttaattggttattattttttctcaaacatTTACACAATCCTTTACAAccattaaatgttaaaataatttaaaatttaatttaaaatacacttAATGCTCGTCAATCtaaatctaaaagaaaaaaaaaattattaggatattaaaaaagattgttttataaataaacaaactttaattgctcaaaattaaaaaaaaattaagtggcAAAGGggaagcaaaaaaacaaatatttctaatgTAGACGTTAGCGGAGAAATAAGAAGgacttttttgtaaagtaaagaactcacaatgaaaaaaaaaaaggctttaaatatgacaaaataataatttaatataagaatcaagaaaaaaaacgcATCTTTCAAAAGCAGTAGAGAGTACCCTCTAAAGATGTTTTTCCATCTAAACAACTATCACAAGCGTGCTGGCCAGAGagagttttaaatttgttctttgGACATGGAGTACAACCAAAATAATTCGAAATATTTGGTTCATATCCAGCTGGACATTTTTCGCAAAAATAGCCACTAAGTCGTGGTGTAGATCCTTGAGAACAAGCTTGGCAAGGTCTTGAGAGCGGAAATTCATTTAGTAGTATTTGATCTATAAACATTCCATTATCACTGCaacaattttcatcttttgaTCGGTCAACACTTTTACCAAGACTAAATTTTGGTTTGCTCTTCAATTTAGTTTGAAAGCAAAACTCTGCTGTtgcttattaaaataacttcgTTTcggaataaatttgattttagcGAAGTTCTACGCGCCATTTTGAACCATCTAATCGAGGAAGTAGTTCACCATTTATTGCACCGTCTATATTCAAACAAAAAGTCGttgcttttttattacaagATTTAATATGTATGGATTATATTGAGAACATTTTGACTGGTTTTCTgtgtacttattttttactatgaGACCACCTTCAAACATGTATGATTTTCCTTGTAATTGATTATCCaataaagttagttttatattaacttcGTGAAAAAAATTGAGAGCTGGAGGAAAATGTATGTTTAGCTTCTTCAAAAAG
Above is a window of Hydra vulgaris chromosome 10, alternate assembly HydraT2T_AEP DNA encoding:
- the LOC136086260 gene encoding E3 SUMO-protein ligase ZBED1-like, whose translation is MAAATNESNVSVKHLTGKLSKHFVFKLNADGKVDEGDQIYCVHCNKQFAFRGSNTSLTYHLQHKHPLKYQQVVDSERKMTPQIKSITNLFTCQSNKPVSEKVSADLMVAIAHWIASSGRPTAIVEDAGLEAGLRIALQNQTYILPSRRTIDTVIGEMYNEKLNEHKKALECIHSIALTTDFWTSTNNESYCGITGHWIDSEWKLTSVALACINVEERHTADNVASFYKEFAATWNIAEKISCIVTDSARNMVAAIGRTDYSHIPCIAHCLQLSILAGLKAADSSPILAKCRHLVGHFKRSSRNTSELKASQASTSNRSDDVKFHKLQQDVATQWNSTYLMLARLLEVKDAIKQYHIDHPENYTGDKLRELDWEKMSKFVSVLGPFADATEYIGSEQYATCSAVLPLEAFLRRLLRVNDDDPGYIARFKSATLNDFSGRIENIDALPTLQMAVALDPRYKKLGCLSREKREAVWTTLSNAFRVYCNQRQRAERETTTSTGEASEPVRKKLKLTLLVSDSESQSSSDESQTVHGSLAELTRYQEEGVIPETENPLMWWQLNRHRYPNSFVQTILCVPATFLPCERLFSSSGYIVNKLRSCLLPENVNVLVCLRDWLK